In Verrucomicrobiota bacterium, the DNA window TGGCCTGTTGGCGCTTGATTTTCCTCGGTCAGTCTAATAAAATGCCCAACACGATGCTCAGTCATAATCAACGCACGTTCCTATCTATAGGGCACTTGAATATCATTTCTGGTGAAAAATGGTGTGAACATCGCACTCTGAATTAACCGTGAAACCCAATTACCAGCCTCCATATACTCTCACCCCCGCCATCCTGCGGTTGGTTGGGGAAATTAGCGAATGGATTGGGCGGTACTCCGTGACTGAAAGCGCTACCCTGACGCCGCGGTTGCGCCGGGGAAACCGTCTCCGATCCATCCAAGCATCGCTGGCAATCGAAAATAATTCCCTTACCTTGGAACAGGTGACTGCGGTGATCGACGGAAAACGCGTATTGGGATTGCCACGCGAAATCCAGGAGGTTCGTAACGCCTTTGCCGCTTATGAATGCCTGGAACGCTGGGCCCCCACTTCCCGCAAAAATATGTTGGAGGCGCATGGGATGCTAATGCGGGGGCTGGTGGATCAGCCGGGGGCATTCCGCACAGGAGGCGTGGGTATCTTCCGCGGTAAACAATTGATTCACATGGCTCCCCCGGCTGAACGCGTTGGATATCTGATGGATGATTTGCTGAAATGGTTGAGGCGCACCGATGCCCATCCGCTGGTGGCCAATTGCGTCTTTCATTATGAATTTGAATTTATCCATCCCTTCCCGGATGGCAATGGCCGCTTGGGCCGACTATGGCAGACGCTGATTCTCAGCCGGTGGAAACCAATGCTGGCTTACCTACCCGTGGAAACGGTGATTCGGGACCGCCAGGAAGAGTATTATCGAACCCTGGCCCAAGCCGACAACAACGCGAACGCAACGGGCTTTGTGGAATTCATGCTGGAAACGCTCAAGGCAGCCATCCAGGAAGCCGGGACTACCGACCAAGTAAGCGATCAAGTAACCGACCAAGTAAAACGTTTGCTGGACGAGTTGAGCTGTGGTGAGGCAACCGCGGCCGATCTGATGTCCCGGTTGCAGTTATCCCATCGCCCCACCTTCCGCAAGAATTACCTGGAACCCGCCTTGGCAGCAGACTTGATCGAACGGACGCAACCAGATTCACCGCGCAGCCCCACGCAACGGTATCGGTTGTCCAACCGTGGACATAACCGGTTGCCCAGGAATGAGTCGGGACGGCAGAATAATACACAGTAACCCCGCCTTTGACCGATTATGGGAGGCATAGTAGCATACCCCAAGTTCGGCCAACTCGCCGCTCGCTGTCCCGTTATGGCAGGAACAGCCTGAAGACCTCTGATTTTATGGTGGAGGCCGGGTGAGTTGCCTCCCGTCCCTGACAAGCAAACCGGCCGTGACTACATGCTTAGCCGAAAGAGAGTTTCTACGTCCGGATAACCTTTCGGCAAGAATCCGTGCGCATAGTCAGCATGAATTTTTCTCGGGCTTTTGCCGCGCTGTCTCCGGCATCACCCACCTGCTGCATCGTTCATCCACCGTAGCAGGTGTTCGGCAGTGAATGCAGCAGCACTAACTGAGCTGGTTAAGACATTCGGCCAGCTTGTTCCGGGCAGCGGGTTTGAAGAACCAACTGGTCACGCCCGCTTGGCGGAACATTTGCGCGTCGGGATTCTGGCCAGGCCGCAGCATCAAGATCAGGGCGGGGACGGCCAGAGCTGAATCGCCATGCAAGGTTTCCGCGAGCAACAACGTTTCTTCAAGCGACACCGAGGCGTCAAGAATGACCGCCTGGATAGGGTCGTAAAGAACCTTTTCACGCTGCAAGGCGGGAATGACTTCGTAATTGCTTTGCACCACCAGCGGACGGAAGTTGAGGGATTGGAGTTTGGCCGCCAAATCCTTGCCGTGATCGGATTCACTGTCCACGACCAGTACGCGTGCAGCGGGTTTGAGGCGCATGAGGCCGTTTTTCGCGATCGGGACCAATGGAAAGGCGCTGTCGCCGCCCGTCGGCGTGGCGCTTTCAGCGGTGATTTCAAACCAGAACTCGGAGCCGCGGCCCGGCTGGCTAGTGAAATCAATCTCGCCGCCCATGAGTTTGACGAGTTGTTTGGCCAAGGCCAGCCCGAGCCCGGCCCCCTCATGCTGGCGCGTGGCGTTGCCGTCCGCCTGGCTGAAGAGCCCAAAGATCCTTCCGCGTGCCTCTTCCGGAATGCCAACTCCTGAATCACGCACGACAAAGCGAAATCGTGCCCCGCCAGGTTCGTTTTCCCGTACCTTACAGGTCACAATAATTTCCCCCGCGTCGGTGAATTTGACCGCGTTGCCAACCAATTGCCGCAAAACTTCCTGGATTTTGCCAGGGTCCCCCAACCATGAGCCCGCCAGCGATTCCTCAGGCTGGCAGGTGAGCCGCACGCCCTTCGCGCGGGCGTCGGCGGCGAATTCCTCGACGGCCTGCCGCACGCACAACGCCGGATCAAGCGGTTCGCGCTTCAACCCGAGATGTTGCTCGCGGGTGTCGGCGAAGGTCAACATGTGCTCAATAAGGCGTTGCAGGCGTTTGGCGCTTTCGCAGAGCATTTCCACCGAGACCTGATGTTGCGCCCCCAAGTCTGCCGTGCGCAGCATTTCGGCCATGCCCAGCACGCCGTTTAGCGGCGTGCGCAATTCATGACTGATGGTGGCGAGAAACTCCGATTTGGCGCGGGCGGCGGATTCGATGAGTTCCTTGGCCCGTTCCAATTCCACAATGGTTTCCTGCAATTGCTCCTGCTTGAACCGGAGGTTTTGGTTGGCCTCTTCCGCGGTGGTTTTGGCGGTTTCGAGTTCCCCAATGGTTTGTTGCAACGTT includes these proteins:
- a CDS encoding Fic family protein, producing the protein MKPNYQPPYTLTPAILRLVGEISEWIGRYSVTESATLTPRLRRGNRLRSIQASLAIENNSLTLEQVTAVIDGKRVLGLPREIQEVRNAFAAYECLERWAPTSRKNMLEAHGMLMRGLVDQPGAFRTGGVGIFRGKQLIHMAPPAERVGYLMDDLLKWLRRTDAHPLVANCVFHYEFEFIHPFPDGNGRLGRLWQTLILSRWKPMLAYLPVETVIRDRQEEYYRTLAQADNNANATGFVEFMLETLKAAIQEAGTTDQVSDQVTDQVKRLLDELSCGEATAADLMSRLQLSHRPTFRKNYLEPALAADLIERTQPDSPRSPTQRYRLSNRGHNRLPRNESGRQNNTQ